AAATGTTTGGGTAGATTTCCTGCTGATTCTAAAGGTGTGTGCCTTAAGATATTGATAATACTCATAGATGCAATATGGAAACTGATCCTTAAAGGACTCACCTTTGCATGTTCAGCGATAAACCTCATCTGTCTTCTTAAGATATTATAAGCAATAAATACCCCCCACAATTCTTGATAGACCAAATCAGGTTGTTTGCTTCTTAAAATTCTTGCATCCTGTAAATCACTTTTAATTTCCCGATAACACATTTCTATTTCCCAACGCTGGATATAAAGCATTGCAAGGTCTTTGAATGGATAAACTTCAGAATCTGTTAATGATGTAATGTAACGTCTTATTTTTCCTGCATATTCAACTTCAATTAAACGTGCTTCCCAATAGTCACCCAATGACGGATTTATCTTTTTTGCTCTTGCTGAAACAGGCATTTTGATCTGAAAGTCATGGGCCGCATTATGATGAATCACTTCATAACGCAGGTTGTCCTTTGCTCGCATCAACCAATGACTCTCTTCTGCCTGAGATTGCCAACTCACTAAAAAATCAGCAGAGAAGTAAGCACGATCAAATAGGGTAATACTGCGAACTGGTGCTTTTAATTGACTGGCTAAGGTTAATTCACCTTGATCCATACTGCCAATTTGGGCATCAATCATTTCATGTGTATTGGTATTCACCAGGCAAGTCGCTCTGACTTGTGGGTAAGGGGTAGCTGCTGTTTTGCCTTTGGATGAACCAAAGTGCTTAAAGTTTTCTTCTGTATGAGGCATAGACCAAACCACACCATCTACAGCACAAACGCATAGACCGTGAAAGTTGCTATATTGTTGTTGTGAGTCTTTAAACCATGCCTGACTTAATGTCGAAAATAAAGCACTCATGGGCTCTAAGCCTAAGCGCTGTCTTGCTTGTACGGATGCACTCGGTACACAGTATTCTGCCGTACCGAAAACAAGTTGCAATTGTTGAACCACATACCAAATCGGTTGATTTCGAAATAGAGCAAGTCCGATTACCAGCCAAACAACATGTTCAGCAGGCAGTTTTCTTTTTCGAATTGATGCTTTACCTGTTTGGTTTAAGCAATCTTCAATCCAGTTTAAATCAATCAATTCACTGAATTGTGAAAGTGAAGGTAGGGTTTGTTTTAATGTTAAATCTAAATTCTGAGATAAATTCATAAAAAAAGAGCGTATTTACATACGCTCTTTTTACAGTATTTTAACTTTTTTTGCTTAACTGACTGGCATTACTCCCATTTGGGAGGTTTTTTTATAGCGCAGATTCAAATCCCAAGTGCAACACATTTGTAGTTAGTTGAAAAAGTTAGGTGTATTCATAGAATCATTAGACTTTTTCAACTCGCAATTGGAAAGCACACAATGAAGAAATACACCCAACTTTCTCAAGATGAAAGATACGAAATTTATGCTACTTTGAAAAGTAAAAGTTCAATCGCTACCCTTGCTCGGGAGTTAGGACGTTCACGATCAACCATCTACCGTGAAATAAAAAGAAATACTGGGCAACGTGGATATAGAGCTCAACAGGCAGCTAAATTTGCAAGTCAAAGACGGTACCGTCCTTCATCATCAATGACAGCATTTGCCTTCGCTTATATTGATTATTTGATTGGTTTGGACTGGTCACCAGAACAAATTTCAGGTGCTTTAACACAACGCGGTTGGCTGGATGTACCTTCACATGAGTGGATTTACCAGTACATTTATCAAGATAAATCACAAGGAGGTAAACTCCATCTACACTTAAGGCATCAGAAGAAATATCGAAAACGCGGTTACAAAAACACGGATCGTAGGGGGCAAATCATTGATAAAACAAGTATTCACTGCAGAGACCAGGTCATTGATCAACGACAACGTTTAGGAGATTTCGAAGGTGACACGGTGATTGGTAAACATCATAAAGGTGCTTTATTGACACTCGTTGATCGAAAGAGCCTGTATGTACATATTGTTCATTTAGGGCCAACGAGAGCATCCTCTCAAACGATTACTTGTGCATTAGATCGTTTACAAATGAGCCATGCTTATAGTGTGACATTTGATAATGGCAAAGAATTTTCCGAACACAAAAGAATTACTAATGCTGGGATAGAGACGTATTTTGCTGATCCTTACAAGTCTATTCAGCGAGCTAGAAATGAAAATACGAATGGTTTAATCCGTCAATATCTGCCAAAATCATCATCGTTTGATGATGTGTCAAACGAACAAATAGAGCAGATAGAATTTGCACTCAACCATCGTCCTAGAAAAACACTAGGTTGGTATACACCGAGTGAAGTTATGGCTGGTTTTTATACTGTTGCACTTGCCGTTTGAATCCGCCTAGTTAAAAGTAAAATATGAGCTTTTCGCAGCCTAGCAAAACTACAGTAAAAATTTTAAAAAGACTGTAAAAATAGTGTAAAAGTCACACAAAACAACAAGCAAAGCCCCCTTTAAACGGTTTGGATTGTCCGACAATATTTCTCGGCTGCACTACTTTTGAATAATTCAGCAGCATAAGAACAATTTTTTCTTTAATGAGACAACGGTTTAATTATGGATGTGGCTTCTCGAAAACAACGTTTTCATTTTAAGGATTTACTCTCAGGCACAGTGGTTTTTTAGTAGCGTTGCCACTGTGTTTAGGCATTGCTTTGGCTTCAGGTGCGCCAATTATTGCCGGCATTATCTCGGGTATTGTTGGTGGTATTGTCGTGGGGCTTTTGAGTGGCTCACATATTAGTGTGGCAGGCCCAGCCGCAGGTTTAACTGCGGTCATCTTGGTACAACTTGATACTCTCGGCGGCAATTATGCTGCCTTTTTATTGTGTGTGATTTTGGCAGGGTTACTGCAAATTGCTTTTGGTCTATTTCGCTTGGGCTTCTTTGCCAACTTTATTCCCAATAACGTGATTTTAGGTCTACTTGCCGCCATTGGCTTGATTTTGATTCTCGGGCAAATCCAATATTTATTTGGACTCAGCAACTTTAGTTGGCAAGGCATATTCACAGGGCAGTGGGCGCAGATTGGCTGGGATACTGGCTCAATCATTATTGGTATATTCAGTCTATTGTTTATGCTGATTTGGGATCAAACGCGTTTAAAAACGGGCTTAATTCCCTCGGCACTGATAGTTGTTGTCGCTGCGGTTGTACTCAATCTATTGCTCAGTCTATTTCAACCCAATTGGGCAGTGTCCGCACAGCATCTGATTCAACTGCCTGATATTTGGCAATCGCCCAGTGCTTTTTTTACCTTTCCTGATTGGCAGCAATTAAACAATCCATTGATCTATATGGGTGCTGTGACATTGGCTGTGGTGGCATCACTCGAAACCTTACTTAATCTTGAAGCAGCTGACAAACTTGATCCTAGCAAACGTTCTTCACCGCCGAATCGTGAACTTTGGGCACAAGGTGTGGGAAATGTGGTTTCAGGTGTGATTGGCGGTATGCCCTTGACCTCTGTGATTGTGCGTAGTTCAGTCAATGCCAGCGCAG
This window of the Acinetobacter sp. NCu2D-2 genome carries:
- a CDS encoding IS4 family transposase produces the protein MNLSQNLDLTLKQTLPSLSQFSELIDLNWIEDCLNQTGKASIRKRKLPAEHVVWLVIGLALFRNQPIWYVVQQLQLVFGTAEYCVPSASVQARQRLGLEPMSALFSTLSQAWFKDSQQQYSNFHGLCVCAVDGVVWSMPHTEENFKHFGSSKGKTAATPYPQVRATCLVNTNTHEMIDAQIGSMDQGELTLASQLKAPVRSITLFDRAYFSADFLVSWQSQAEESHWLMRAKDNLRYEVIHHNAAHDFQIKMPVSARAKKINPSLGDYWEARLIEVEYAGKIRRYITSLTDSEVYPFKDLAMLYIQRWEIEMCYREIKSDLQDARILRSKQPDLVYQELWGVFIAYNILRRQMRFIAEHAKVSPLRISFHIASMSIINILRHTPLESAGNLPKHLAQLFEQSKIFVLPEKRQRQCPRVVKIKAQKYPRKCQSIS
- a CDS encoding IS30 family transposase → MKKYTQLSQDERYEIYATLKSKSSIATLARELGRSRSTIYREIKRNTGQRGYRAQQAAKFASQRRYRPSSSMTAFAFAYIDYLIGLDWSPEQISGALTQRGWLDVPSHEWIYQYIYQDKSQGGKLHLHLRHQKKYRKRGYKNTDRRGQIIDKTSIHCRDQVIDQRQRLGDFEGDTVIGKHHKGALLTLVDRKSLYVHIVHLGPTRASSQTITCALDRLQMSHAYSVTFDNGKEFSEHKRITNAGIETYFADPYKSIQRARNENTNGLIRQYLPKSSSFDDVSNEQIEQIEFALNHRPRKTLGWYTPSEVMAGFYTVALAV